One genomic window of Phragmitibacter flavus includes the following:
- a CDS encoding zinc metallopeptidase, which produces MILILLLFGGTMLLSLWASSRVKSTYLKYSEIPAASGETGAQVAAQILDQAGIHDVEILAHDEMLGDHYDPMNKRLVLSTANYYGTSCSALGVAAHECGHAIQHKQAYAPLQWRMAAVGATTYANQVVMWLPLIGIFTNIISPYTGALIMAVAWGIIMLFNLVTLPVEFDASSRAKVILGNMGHVATPDQMGAVKKVLDAAAFTYVAAFITSLGYLLYYLLPLFFGRNDEE; this is translated from the coding sequence ATGATACTGATTCTTCTTTTATTTGGCGGCACCATGCTTTTGTCCTTGTGGGCATCCAGCCGGGTGAAGTCGACCTATCTCAAATACAGCGAGATCCCGGCGGCGTCGGGCGAAACCGGTGCCCAAGTGGCGGCTCAGATTCTCGATCAGGCTGGCATCCACGATGTGGAGATCCTTGCACATGACGAGATGTTGGGGGATCATTACGATCCGATGAACAAGCGGCTGGTGCTTTCGACGGCCAATTATTATGGCACGTCCTGCTCGGCGCTTGGAGTGGCGGCTCACGAATGCGGACACGCGATCCAGCACAAGCAGGCGTATGCGCCGTTGCAGTGGCGGATGGCGGCGGTGGGGGCGACGACTTATGCGAACCAGGTGGTGATGTGGCTGCCTTTGATTGGTATTTTTACCAATATCATTTCGCCATACACGGGAGCGCTGATTATGGCGGTCGCGTGGGGCATCATCATGTTGTTTAACCTGGTGACGTTGCCGGTGGAATTTGACGCTTCTTCGCGTGCGAAAGTGATTCTTGGCAACATGGGTCATGTGGCAACGCCCGATCAGATGGGCGCGGTGAAGAAGGTGTTGGATGCGGCGGCGTTCACTTACGTGGCGGCGTTTATCACGTCGTTGGGCTATTTGCTTTACTACCTGTTACCACTGTTTTTCGGTCGGAATGATGAGGAGTGA
- a CDS encoding sigma-70 family RNA polymerase sigma factor, producing MKHPHFHFPRHREDIERYQRDLAKLPVLGAEEVHSLLLRAREGDMEAREQLVLAHLRLVVRIAFLYTGYGLALADMISEGNLGLLRAVELYDLKHGVAFETYASVWIRQRIHRAITAQAKVVRIPIWRSQRLRKLDRLHADLTAELGRDATLQDLAERLGMGEEDVAAISQDRTMVDSIDDLDDSAQSMYLMDERDVLPVERLSREELDEEIYACLDELDDHELQVLSLKFGLGDDEPSSYREMAPQLGRNREWVRKVGERAIGKLRESLTKMGGIPRRMVDARRIKTEQRLKEIKKSKKSPESLSLKNSMLIPWVETLMTTL from the coding sequence ATGAAACACCCGCATTTCCATTTCCCTCGACACCGTGAAGACATTGAGCGCTACCAGCGTGATCTGGCGAAGCTTCCAGTTTTGGGAGCGGAAGAAGTGCATTCGTTGCTGCTCAGGGCGCGCGAAGGGGACATGGAGGCGCGGGAGCAGTTGGTGCTGGCGCATTTGCGGTTGGTGGTGCGGATTGCGTTTCTATATACGGGTTATGGATTGGCGCTGGCGGACATGATCTCCGAGGGGAATTTGGGATTGTTGCGTGCGGTGGAGTTGTATGATTTGAAGCATGGGGTGGCGTTTGAGACCTATGCGTCAGTTTGGATCAGGCAGCGTATCCATCGTGCCATTACGGCGCAGGCGAAAGTGGTGCGGATTCCGATCTGGCGGTCTCAGCGGCTGCGCAAATTGGACCGGTTGCATGCGGATTTGACGGCAGAGCTCGGCCGGGATGCGACCTTGCAGGATCTGGCGGAACGGCTGGGCATGGGTGAGGAGGATGTGGCGGCGATCTCGCAGGATCGGACGATGGTGGATTCGATCGATGACCTGGATGATTCGGCGCAGTCCATGTATCTCATGGATGAGAGGGATGTGCTGCCGGTGGAACGTTTGTCGCGCGAGGAGTTGGATGAGGAAATTTATGCATGCCTGGATGAACTGGACGATCACGAGTTGCAGGTGTTGTCGCTGAAATTCGGTTTGGGAGATGACGAGCCGTCGTCGTATCGTGAAATGGCACCGCAATTGGGTCGGAATCGGGAGTGGGTGCGCAAAGTGGGCGAGCGCGCGATTGGCAAGCTTCGGGAGTCGTTGACGAAGATGGGCGGGATTCCGCGTCGGATGGTTGATGCGCGGCGTATCAAGACAGAGCAGCGATTGAAGGAAATAAAAAAATCAAAAAAATCCCCCGAATCGCTGTCACTTAAAAACTCCATGCTAATACCTTGGGTGGAAACCCTAATGACTACACTATGA
- a CDS encoding ABC transporter substrate-binding protein, with protein sequence MSLKRTLILFGLFWLILITVLHGTLNLDWRKKITAFSRGEKTAEKYKIGFLPVTCHLTCPVTDFINKETSGEGIYEPLRFSGWPELKEAFLSGDTPATFILAPMAIALREQGVPLKIVYLGHRDGTALMVHKDSKIFRIEDLRGKRVAVPNRYSNQRLLIFRALRNAGMTIKDIELIEMPPPDMPAALYAKAVDAVTSGEPFMGQTELDGYGRVLYLTKDIWPNFISCVLAVHEDMIKNDRAAVQQLVDGIAKSGKWLDSDMENRMDAAQFVSKNYYNQDPRLLEFVLSKPPDRVKYTNLSVRKPDFEEIVDLGIESGILTGKATFEDYTDTSFVPDESSIKPHAWEGLTNK encoded by the coding sequence ATGTCGCTAAAACGCACCCTCATTCTCTTTGGTCTCTTCTGGCTCATCCTCATCACGGTGTTGCACGGCACCCTCAACCTCGATTGGCGCAAAAAAATCACGGCGTTCAGCCGCGGTGAAAAGACTGCCGAAAAATACAAGATCGGGTTTCTCCCCGTCACCTGCCACCTGACTTGTCCCGTCACCGACTTCATCAACAAGGAAACCTCCGGCGAAGGCATTTATGAACCTCTCCGTTTCAGCGGCTGGCCAGAACTCAAAGAAGCCTTCCTCTCCGGCGACACCCCCGCCACCTTCATCCTCGCCCCCATGGCCATCGCCCTTCGCGAGCAGGGGGTCCCCCTCAAAATTGTCTACCTCGGCCATCGCGACGGCACCGCCCTCATGGTCCACAAAGATTCCAAAATTTTCCGCATTGAAGACCTTCGAGGCAAACGCGTCGCGGTTCCCAACCGCTACTCCAATCAACGCCTGCTCATCTTCCGCGCCCTGCGCAATGCCGGCATGACCATCAAGGACATCGAACTCATCGAAATGCCGCCACCCGACATGCCTGCGGCCCTTTACGCCAAAGCCGTCGACGCCGTCACCAGCGGCGAACCCTTCATGGGCCAAACCGAGCTCGATGGCTACGGTCGCGTCCTCTACCTCACCAAAGACATCTGGCCCAACTTCATCTCCTGTGTGCTTGCCGTGCACGAAGACATGATCAAAAACGACCGCGCCGCCGTCCAGCAACTCGTCGATGGCATCGCAAAAAGCGGCAAATGGCTCGACTCTGACATGGAAAACCGCATGGACGCCGCCCAGTTCGTCTCCAAAAACTACTACAATCAAGACCCACGCCTCCTCGAGTTCGTGCTCAGCAAACCACCGGATCGCGTCAAATACACCAACCTCTCGGTGCGCAAACCCGACTTCGAAGAAATCGTCGACCTCGGCATTGAGTCCGGCATCCTCACCGGCAAGGCCACCTTCGAAGACTACACTGACACCTCCTTCGTCCCCGACGAATCCTCCATCAAACCCCACGCCTGGGAAGGCCTCACCAATAAATAA
- a CDS encoding ABC transporter permease, with translation MSAPHPGSEITRPVMLPVATQQARAWLLPTVTAAIFIGIWDLSVRLSGSDLFPTPWQVLLGIIELAEKGLLIKYIVASLFRVTWGFGLAVLVGVPLGLALGWFKPAFQAINPMIQIFRPISPIAWIPVAILWFGVDDTAPIFLIFLASVFPITVSATAAVRNMQLVYLRAAQNFGLQGMPLFKRVILPATMPQIITGIRIALGIAWLVVVAAEMIAVNSGLGYLIIDARNAGKRYDLVVAGMVLIGIIGLGLDLLVRRLEQFDEVKWGVGQR, from the coding sequence ATGTCCGCACCTCATCCCGGCTCCGAAATCACCCGCCCCGTCATGCTGCCCGTCGCCACGCAGCAAGCCCGTGCCTGGCTTCTTCCCACTGTCACCGCCGCCATCTTCATCGGCATCTGGGACCTTAGCGTCCGCCTCTCCGGCTCCGACCTCTTCCCCACCCCCTGGCAAGTCCTGCTCGGCATCATCGAACTCGCCGAAAAAGGCCTCCTAATAAAATACATCGTCGCCTCCCTCTTCCGCGTCACGTGGGGATTCGGCCTCGCCGTCCTCGTCGGCGTCCCCCTCGGGCTCGCCCTCGGCTGGTTCAAGCCAGCCTTCCAGGCCATCAACCCGATGATTCAAATCTTCCGCCCCATCTCCCCCATCGCCTGGATTCCCGTCGCCATTCTCTGGTTCGGAGTCGACGACACCGCCCCCATCTTTCTCATCTTCCTCGCCAGCGTTTTCCCCATCACCGTCTCCGCCACCGCCGCGGTGAGAAACATGCAACTCGTCTACCTCCGCGCTGCGCAGAACTTCGGCCTCCAAGGCATGCCCCTTTTTAAACGCGTCATCCTTCCCGCAACCATGCCCCAAATCATCACCGGCATCCGCATCGCCCTCGGCATTGCCTGGCTTGTCGTCGTTGCCGCCGAAATGATCGCTGTCAATTCAGGCCTCGGCTACCTCATCATCGACGCAAGAAACGCCGGCAAACGTTATGACCTCGTCGTCGCCGGCATGGTCCTCATCGGCATCATCGGCCTCGGCCTCGACCTCCTCGTCCGCCGCCTCGAACAATTCGACGAAGTTAAATGGGGTGTCGGGCAGCGCTAA
- a CDS encoding ABC transporter ATP-binding protein, with product MSVGLPTTSTSPVIQVIDLWMTFPGKTAAQPIHVLEDVHLQIREGEFVCIVGPSGCGKSTLLNIIGGFLKQSHGSAIVEGKPVNGPDPGRIFVFQENGVFPWLTVEDNIGFGLLNHPEAHRRKQVQHYTDMVGLTGFEKSYPRELSGGMRQRVEIARALAAEARVLYMDEPFGALDFLTRLKMRADLVRIWQEERKTIVFVTHDIEEAVQLADRVLVMSRRPATVKEEIIVDLPRPRDLDDSRYLSTRDRIFEVMGMDIKTGAETNV from the coding sequence ATGTCCGTCGGACTCCCCACCACCTCTACTTCCCCCGTCATCCAGGTCATCGACCTCTGGATGACCTTCCCCGGCAAGACCGCCGCCCAGCCCATCCACGTTCTCGAAGACGTCCACCTTCAAATCCGCGAAGGCGAATTCGTCTGCATCGTCGGCCCCAGCGGCTGCGGAAAATCCACCCTTCTCAACATCATCGGCGGTTTTCTCAAACAATCCCATGGCAGCGCCATCGTCGAAGGCAAACCCGTCAACGGACCCGACCCCGGCCGCATCTTCGTCTTCCAGGAAAACGGCGTCTTCCCCTGGCTCACCGTCGAAGACAACATCGGCTTCGGCCTCCTCAACCATCCCGAAGCCCACCGCCGCAAACAGGTTCAACACTACACCGACATGGTCGGCCTCACCGGATTCGAAAAATCTTATCCCCGCGAACTCTCAGGCGGCATGCGCCAGCGTGTCGAAATCGCCCGCGCCCTCGCCGCCGAAGCCCGCGTCCTCTACATGGACGAACCCTTTGGTGCCCTCGATTTTCTCACCCGACTCAAAATGCGCGCCGACCTCGTCCGCATCTGGCAGGAGGAACGCAAAACCATCGTCTTCGTCACCCACGACATCGAAGAAGCCGTTCAACTTGCCGACCGGGTGCTCGTTATGAGCCGCCGTCCCGCCACCGTCAAGGAAGAGATCATCGTCGACCTCCCCCGCCCCCGTGACCTCGACGACTCACGCTACCTCTCCACCCGCGACCGCATCTTCGAAGTGATGGGCATGGACATCAAAACAGGTGCCGAAACCAACGTTTAA